A portion of the Stella humosa genome contains these proteins:
- a CDS encoding ABC transporter substrate-binding protein: MTNDVPKRRGRALALGLLALGSLVPVFDAVPAAAADPEIHHPMLVTRTGPFATGATGVSSGQQDYFALLNAKGGIEGAKIRWSECEFAYATPRALECYERFRGEWKIVYPNSTPAVVALGERLAADKVAGINPAGNRADSTDGETFPYLYPVVANFWAQASSTIRYLAQREGGEDKLKGKKIAFIHLDNAYGRGAIPVLEVLSKRFGFEWKSFPLPPPGLEQSAAWVDIARRYRADWAVQWNYGQSCTVPFTEIQKVGFPIDKFIGTLWCGSEEDIVAAGDLAKNYVSANYHGVGRDFPVIKEILAKVHDAGKGNIERERVGTVAYNRGVLTGILIAEAFGHAIRDQGLPLTGEKVLNGLNKVKLTKERLKELGAEGLVPEISLTPQYHGGVDGQVFQRWDGKTWTTISGWIPPYEDVVWDEVKRSAAAYRAEVKAKQ, from the coding sequence ATGACCAATGACGTGCCCAAGAGACGGGGCCGGGCGCTCGCGCTTGGCCTGCTGGCGCTAGGCAGCCTGGTGCCGGTGTTCGACGCAGTGCCGGCCGCCGCCGCCGACCCGGAGATCCACCACCCCATGCTAGTGACGCGCACCGGCCCCTTCGCCACCGGGGCCACCGGCGTCAGCAGCGGCCAGCAGGATTATTTCGCCCTGCTGAACGCCAAGGGCGGCATCGAGGGCGCCAAGATCCGCTGGAGCGAGTGCGAGTTCGCCTATGCGACGCCGCGCGCACTGGAATGCTACGAGCGCTTCCGCGGCGAGTGGAAGATCGTCTATCCCAACAGCACGCCGGCCGTGGTGGCCCTGGGCGAGCGGTTGGCGGCCGACAAGGTGGCCGGCATCAACCCCGCCGGCAACCGCGCCGACTCCACCGACGGCGAGACCTTTCCCTACCTCTACCCGGTCGTCGCCAACTTCTGGGCCCAGGCCTCCTCGACGATCCGCTACCTCGCCCAGCGCGAGGGCGGCGAGGACAAGCTGAAGGGCAAGAAGATCGCCTTCATCCATCTCGACAACGCCTATGGCCGCGGCGCGATCCCGGTGCTGGAGGTGCTGTCCAAGCGCTTCGGCTTCGAGTGGAAGTCGTTCCCGCTGCCGCCGCCGGGGTTGGAGCAGAGCGCCGCCTGGGTCGACATCGCCCGGCGCTACCGCGCCGACTGGGCCGTCCAGTGGAACTACGGCCAGTCCTGCACCGTGCCCTTCACCGAGATCCAGAAGGTCGGCTTTCCGATCGACAAGTTCATCGGCACGCTCTGGTGCGGCTCGGAGGAAGACATTGTCGCCGCCGGCGACCTGGCCAAGAACTACGTCTCGGCCAACTACCACGGCGTCGGCCGCGATTTCCCGGTGATCAAGGAGATCCTGGCTAAGGTGCATGATGCCGGGAAGGGCAACATCGAGCGCGAGCGGGTCGGCACCGTTGCCTACAACCGTGGCGTCCTGACCGGCATCCTGATCGCCGAGGCGTTCGGCCACGCCATCCGCGACCAGGGCCTGCCGCTGACGGGCGAGAAGGTGCTGAACGGCCTCAACAAGGTGAAGCTGACCAAGGAGCGGCTGAAGGAACTGGGTGCCGAAGGCCTCGTGCCCGAGATCTCGCTGACCCCGCAGTATCATGGCGGCGTCGACGGGCAGGTGTTCCAGCGCTGGGACGGCAAGACCTGGACCACAATCTCCGGCTGGATCCCGCCCTACGAGGACGTGGTGTGGGACGAGGTGAAGCGCTCGGCCGCGGCCTACCGGGCCGAAGTGAAGGCCAAGCAGTAG
- the adhP gene encoding alcohol dehydrogenase AdhP produces MARTMKAAVVHAFGQPLDIREVGVPEPGPGEVLVRVVACGVCHTDLHAADGDWPIRPKPPFIPGHEVAGIVAALGAGVTGLKEGDTVGVAWLHDACLACEYCQTGWETLCGHQHNTGYSCDGGFAEYVIAAAPFVARIPAGLDLARIAPILCAGVTSYKGLKETEARPGEWVAISGVGGLGHVAIQYAKAMGLHVVALDVAPAKLELALRAGADVAVDARSPDATADVLKATNGGAHGILVTAVSPAAFAQSLEMVRRKGTVSLVGLPPGQFAAPIFEIVLKRITVRGSIVGTRRDLDEAIAFAAEGLVRAEIRTAPLEDINAIFADLKAGRIEGRMVLDLGAAGAAATMG; encoded by the coding sequence ATGGCAAGGACGATGAAGGCCGCGGTCGTGCACGCATTCGGCCAGCCGCTCGATATCCGCGAGGTCGGTGTTCCGGAGCCAGGGCCGGGAGAGGTGCTGGTCCGGGTGGTCGCCTGCGGCGTGTGCCACACCGACCTGCACGCGGCCGATGGGGATTGGCCGATCCGGCCGAAGCCGCCATTCATTCCCGGGCACGAGGTGGCGGGCATCGTCGCCGCGCTGGGCGCGGGCGTGACCGGGCTCAAGGAGGGCGATACCGTCGGCGTGGCGTGGCTGCACGATGCTTGCCTTGCCTGCGAATACTGCCAGACGGGGTGGGAGACTCTGTGCGGCCACCAGCACAATACCGGCTATAGCTGCGATGGCGGCTTCGCGGAGTATGTGATCGCCGCGGCCCCGTTCGTGGCGCGCATCCCGGCCGGCCTCGACCTGGCTCGGATCGCGCCCATCCTCTGTGCCGGCGTCACCTCCTACAAAGGTTTGAAGGAGACGGAGGCGCGGCCGGGTGAATGGGTGGCGATCTCGGGCGTGGGCGGCCTGGGCCATGTCGCGATCCAGTACGCCAAGGCGATGGGGCTGCACGTCGTCGCGCTCGACGTGGCGCCGGCCAAGCTGGAACTGGCGCTCAGGGCCGGCGCCGACGTCGCCGTCGATGCCCGCTCGCCCGACGCCACCGCCGACGTGCTCAAGGCTACCAACGGCGGCGCACACGGCATCCTGGTGACCGCGGTGTCGCCCGCGGCCTTTGCCCAGTCGCTGGAGATGGTGCGGCGCAAGGGCACGGTCAGCTTGGTCGGGTTGCCGCCCGGGCAGTTCGCCGCGCCGATCTTCGAGATCGTCCTGAAGCGCATCACCGTGCGCGGCTCCATCGTCGGCACCCGTCGCGACCTGGACGAGGCGATCGCCTTCGCCGCCGAGGGCTTGGTGCGGGCCGAGATTCGCACGGCGCCGCTCGAGGATATCAACGCGATCTTCGCCGATCTGAAGGCCGGCCGGATCGAAGGGCGCATGGTGCTCGATCTCGGCGCCGCCGGCGCGGCTGCGACGATGGGGTGA
- a CDS encoding branched-chain amino acid ABC transporter permease, translating to MNDLVYAVELTITGLLIGVMYAMVALGFVLIYKASAVFNFAQGAMTLFAALMVVGLRPVFGLAGALAAALAGMAVIAVAVERFVLRPLVGRSALAIFMATVAVASILEGVAQIVWGNQPRGLKLDLPAAPLQFHGVYVSPADLMGAGVAGLSVLLIALFFRWTRVGLGLRALASDPIAAQAMGVPTHRVWAAAWTLAGAVAIVAGVLWGSRIGVHFGMTQITLKALPILIIGGIESIPGVILAGLLVGAAEALGEGFLGPIVGGGVQEMIAYLAALLVLLLRPHGLLGEKSVERI from the coding sequence ATGAACGACCTCGTCTATGCCGTCGAGCTGACGATCACCGGCCTTCTGATCGGCGTCATGTACGCCATGGTCGCCCTTGGATTCGTCCTCATCTACAAGGCCTCGGCCGTCTTCAACTTCGCCCAGGGCGCGATGACGCTGTTCGCCGCCCTGATGGTGGTGGGCCTGCGCCCGGTGTTCGGACTGGCGGGCGCGCTGGCGGCGGCGCTGGCCGGCATGGCGGTGATCGCGGTCGCGGTCGAGCGCTTCGTGCTGCGACCGCTGGTCGGGCGATCGGCGCTGGCGATCTTCATGGCGACGGTGGCCGTTGCCTCCATCCTGGAAGGCGTGGCGCAGATCGTCTGGGGCAACCAGCCGCGTGGGCTGAAGCTCGACCTGCCGGCGGCACCCTTGCAGTTCCATGGCGTCTATGTGTCGCCGGCCGACCTGATGGGGGCGGGCGTGGCCGGCCTGTCGGTGCTGCTGATCGCGCTCTTCTTCCGCTGGACCAGGGTCGGCCTCGGCCTGCGCGCGCTGGCGAGCGACCCGATCGCGGCCCAGGCCATGGGCGTGCCGACCCACCGGGTGTGGGCCGCGGCCTGGACCCTGGCGGGTGCGGTCGCGATCGTGGCGGGCGTCCTGTGGGGCAGCCGCATCGGCGTCCATTTCGGCATGACCCAGATCACCTTGAAGGCGCTGCCCATCCTCATCATCGGCGGCATCGAGAGCATTCCGGGCGTCATCCTGGCCGGCCTGCTGGTGGGGGCGGCCGAGGCGCTGGGCGAAGGCTTCCTCGGGCCCATCGTCGGCGGCGGCGTGCAGGAGATGATCGCCTATCTGGCGGCCCTGCTGGTGCTGCTGCTGCGCCCGCACGGGCTGCTGGGCGAGAAGTCGGTCGAGCGGATATGA
- a CDS encoding isochorismatase family protein, with translation MAYPSLLLVIGQSNSILTQTGAQAHERLWERTRRPGGTLPNTLKLVEATRAARQRVAWTRYEIFRQAYPQTLVDRAQYDHWMADKADWTDADRERDAGTVDDIQAVQQPEDATIFYSSLGNVFLGTMLTQHLAAWGVRTILLAGYHLDWCIEQAARTARDIGFNPIVVGDATACGRESDETPTLERIDTFFAPVISTAQALACLAEGASRRDARGWPA, from the coding sequence TTGGCATACCCCTCGCTGCTGCTGGTCATTGGTCAATCGAACAGCATCCTGACACAGACTGGCGCCCAGGCGCACGAACGACTTTGGGAGCGCACGCGTCGCCCGGGCGGGACCCTGCCCAACACCCTGAAGCTCGTCGAGGCGACGCGCGCCGCCCGCCAGCGGGTGGCCTGGACGCGCTACGAGATCTTCCGCCAGGCCTATCCGCAGACGCTGGTCGACCGGGCGCAGTACGACCACTGGATGGCCGACAAGGCCGACTGGACCGACGCCGACCGCGAGCGCGACGCCGGCACCGTCGACGACATCCAGGCCGTGCAGCAGCCGGAAGACGCGACCATCTTCTATTCGTCGCTGGGGAACGTGTTCCTGGGCACCATGCTGACACAGCACCTGGCGGCCTGGGGCGTGCGCACGATCCTGCTGGCGGGCTACCATCTCGACTGGTGCATCGAGCAGGCTGCCCGTACGGCGCGCGACATCGGTTTCAACCCGATCGTCGTCGGCGATGCCACCGCCTGCGGCCGCGAAAGCGACGAGACGCCGACGCTGGAGCGCATCGACACCTTCTTCGCGCCGGTGATCTCGACCGCCCAGGCCTTGGCCTGCCTGGCCGAGGGCGCCAGCCGCCGCGACGCGCGCGGCTGGCCGGCCTGA
- a CDS encoding cysteine hydrolase family protein translates to MGLHEQWAELDFPALLGGPLAFVSIDAQNSILDPEGVLAGEGIWVGAREQGGSLANMLRLAGALRRPGNQFLWLRYDRFVGERETGSVLDRAQYAHWNRAYRGDAARKAWEAELVADVEAIRQPADVSLVYPGWSIFAGTPIERWLAQWGIRTLVITGYHTDWCVEMAARSARELGLVPIVIGDATGTTHPLHEQTLAQINDAYAPVIDTAFALEAIAAAGAR, encoded by the coding sequence TTGGGTCTTCACGAACAATGGGCGGAGTTGGACTTCCCGGCATTGCTGGGTGGCCCGCTGGCTTTCGTCAGCATCGACGCACAGAACAGCATCCTCGACCCCGAGGGCGTGCTGGCGGGCGAGGGCATCTGGGTGGGTGCGCGCGAGCAGGGGGGCAGCCTGGCCAACATGCTGCGTCTGGCAGGCGCGCTCCGGCGTCCCGGCAACCAGTTCCTGTGGCTGCGCTACGACCGCTTCGTCGGCGAGCGTGAGACGGGCAGCGTGCTCGACCGCGCCCAGTACGCCCACTGGAACCGCGCTTATCGCGGCGATGCCGCCCGCAAGGCGTGGGAGGCGGAACTGGTGGCCGACGTCGAGGCGATCCGCCAGCCCGCGGACGTCAGCCTGGTCTATCCCGGCTGGAGCATCTTCGCCGGCACGCCGATCGAGCGCTGGCTGGCCCAGTGGGGCATCCGCACGCTGGTCATCACCGGCTACCACACGGACTGGTGCGTCGAGATGGCCGCGCGCAGCGCGCGCGAACTGGGGCTTGTGCCGATCGTCATCGGCGACGCCACCGGCACCACCCACCCGCTGCATGAGCAGACGCTGGCCCAGATCAACGACGCCTACGCGCCGGTGATCGACACGGCCTTCGCGCTGGAGGCCATCGCCGCGGCCGGCGCCCGGTGA
- a CDS encoding ABC transporter ATP-binding protein produces MAAVDPLVVEGLSLRFGAVEALRGVGFRVGQGEIFGIIGPNGAGKTSLLNVVSGTYRASAGRVHHFGVEGSRQPRHRLAGRGIARTFQNVALFGDLTVLENILVGRHQKMGAGLLSCGFAWPFVRAEARRHREAARAALAFLDLEGVADAHVEALPYGVKKKVELARAIAMEPKLLLLDEPLAGMNAAEKQDIAASIRRIRDRFGTTVVMIEHDIGLVVALSDRVMALDHGEKIAEGAPADVRRDPEVVRAYFGDGGDALDIAGHA; encoded by the coding sequence ATGGCCGCGGTCGATCCGCTCGTTGTCGAGGGGCTGTCGCTGCGCTTCGGCGCGGTCGAGGCGCTGCGCGGCGTCGGCTTTCGCGTCGGCCAGGGCGAGATCTTCGGCATCATCGGGCCCAACGGCGCCGGCAAGACCTCGCTCCTCAACGTCGTCAGCGGCACCTACCGGGCGAGCGCCGGCCGCGTGCATCATTTCGGCGTGGAGGGCAGCCGCCAGCCGCGGCACCGCCTGGCCGGCCGCGGCATCGCGCGGACGTTCCAGAACGTCGCCCTGTTCGGCGACCTGACGGTGCTGGAGAACATCCTGGTCGGCCGGCACCAGAAGATGGGGGCGGGGCTGCTGTCCTGCGGCTTCGCCTGGCCCTTCGTGCGCGCCGAGGCGCGGCGCCACCGCGAGGCGGCGCGCGCCGCACTCGCCTTCCTCGACCTGGAGGGGGTGGCAGACGCCCACGTCGAGGCGCTGCCCTATGGCGTGAAGAAGAAGGTGGAGCTGGCGCGCGCGATCGCCATGGAGCCGAAGCTGCTGCTGCTCGACGAGCCGCTGGCCGGCATGAACGCCGCCGAGAAGCAGGACATTGCCGCCAGCATCCGCCGCATCCGCGACCGCTTCGGCACGACGGTGGTGATGATCGAGCATGACATCGGCCTGGTGGTGGCGCTGTCCGACCGGGTGATGGCGCTCGACCATGGCGAGAAGATCGCCGAGGGCGCGCCCGCCGACGTGCGCCGCGACCCCGAGGTGGTGCGGGCCTATTTCGGCGATGGCGGCGACGCCCTGGATATCGCGGGGCACGCATGA
- a CDS encoding O-acetylhomoserine aminocarboxypropyltransferase/cysteine synthase family protein, whose translation MPTTYTRPETLALHGGTYRADPATGSVAVPIYQTTSYQFQDTGHAQRLFALEELGHIYTRVSNPTQDAFEQRIAALEGGVAALAVASGQAASAYSVLNLASSGDNIVTSTDLYGGTWALFASSLKQFGIEARFVDPADPESFRRATDARTKAYYAETLPNPKLQVFPIREVADIGRSLGVPLVVDNTAAPLIARPLDHGAAVVVHSATKYIGGHGTTIGGVIVDGGNFPWEEHAERFPLLTQPDESYHGAIWTEAAKAHGPIAYILRIRTKLLRDIGAAISPFSAFQLIQGLETLPLRLRQQNANAIEVANFLQDHPAVERVIFPGLQSGEQRRRAESYLQGGYGALVGFELKGGVDAGRQFIDALELLYHVANIGDVRSLAIHPATTTHSQLTVEDQLASGVTPGYVRLSIGIEHAADIIADLRQALDRTAPDRK comes from the coding sequence ATGCCCACCACCTATACCCGGCCGGAGACCCTGGCCCTGCATGGCGGCACCTACCGCGCGGACCCCGCCACCGGTTCGGTCGCGGTGCCGATCTACCAGACCACGTCCTACCAGTTCCAGGACACCGGCCACGCCCAGCGTCTGTTCGCGCTGGAGGAGTTGGGGCACATCTACACCCGCGTCTCGAACCCGACCCAGGATGCGTTCGAGCAGCGCATCGCGGCACTCGAAGGCGGGGTGGCAGCCCTGGCCGTCGCCTCGGGGCAGGCGGCATCGGCCTATTCGGTCCTCAACCTCGCTAGCAGCGGCGACAACATCGTCACCTCGACCGACCTCTACGGCGGCACCTGGGCGCTGTTCGCCTCAAGCCTGAAGCAGTTCGGCATCGAGGCGCGCTTCGTCGACCCGGCCGATCCCGAGAGCTTCCGCCGGGCGACCGACGCCCGCACCAAGGCCTACTATGCAGAGACCCTGCCGAACCCGAAGCTCCAGGTCTTCCCGATCCGCGAGGTCGCCGACATCGGTCGCTCGCTCGGCGTGCCGCTGGTGGTCGACAACACGGCCGCACCCCTGATCGCCCGCCCGCTCGACCATGGCGCGGCCGTCGTCGTCCATTCGGCGACCAAGTATATCGGCGGCCACGGCACCACCATCGGCGGTGTGATCGTCGATGGCGGCAACTTCCCGTGGGAAGAGCATGCCGAACGGTTCCCGCTGCTGACCCAACCGGACGAGAGCTACCACGGCGCGATCTGGACCGAGGCGGCCAAGGCTCATGGCCCGATCGCCTATATCCTGCGCATCCGCACCAAGCTGCTGCGCGACATCGGGGCGGCGATCTCCCCCTTCAGCGCGTTCCAGCTTATCCAGGGCCTGGAGACGCTGCCGCTGCGCCTGCGTCAGCAGAATGCCAATGCGATCGAGGTGGCGAATTTCCTGCAGGACCACCCGGCGGTGGAGCGCGTGATCTTCCCCGGCCTGCAGAGCGGTGAGCAGCGCCGCCGGGCGGAGAGCTATCTGCAGGGTGGCTACGGCGCGCTGGTCGGCTTCGAGCTGAAGGGCGGCGTCGATGCCGGGCGGCAGTTCATCGACGCGCTGGAGCTGCTCTACCACGTCGCCAACATCGGCGATGTCCGGTCGCTGGCGATCCACCCGGCGACGACGACCCACTCGCAGCTCACGGTGGAGGACCAGCTCGCGAGCGGCGTGACGCCGGGCTATGTCCGCCTGTCGATCGGCATCGAGCATGCCGCCGACATCATCGCCGACCTGCGCCAGGCCCTTGATCGGACGGCGCCCGACCGGAAATAG
- a CDS encoding aliphatic sulfonate ABC transporter substrate-binding protein → MTSRRAFLGAAAGALVMAGGLSRPASAAGLPGEFRIGYQKEGVLAVVKQRGGLETRLAGLGVPNVRWVEFSFGPPMMEALGSGAIDLASVGDTPPVFAQAAGANVVYVASTPAAENAIVVPAGSPVSSLAELKGRKVAMARGSSSHNFTFQALKKVGLTFDDITPVFLGQAEASQAMGRGEVDAWAIWDPYFALAELRQGARAIATSATHYPSNSFYLASRVFSDRYGALLGTVIDELRLAYVWADQNRAQAATLIAQATGVEPAAQERTLMRLGIELKPMDEAVIAQQQAIADVFHGLGLIARPIVVRDAVWRQSAAR, encoded by the coding sequence ATGACGAGCAGACGCGCATTTCTCGGGGCCGCCGCGGGCGCCCTCGTCATGGCCGGCGGCCTGTCGCGCCCGGCGTCGGCCGCCGGCCTGCCTGGGGAGTTCCGGATCGGGTATCAGAAGGAAGGCGTTCTCGCCGTCGTGAAGCAGCGCGGGGGCCTGGAGACCCGGTTGGCGGGACTTGGCGTGCCCAATGTCCGATGGGTCGAGTTTTCCTTCGGGCCGCCGATGATGGAGGCGCTGGGTAGCGGGGCGATCGACCTCGCCAGCGTCGGCGACACGCCTCCCGTCTTCGCCCAGGCGGCCGGCGCCAATGTCGTCTATGTGGCCAGCACGCCCGCGGCCGAGAACGCGATCGTGGTGCCGGCCGGCTCGCCGGTCAGCAGCCTGGCCGAGCTCAAGGGCCGGAAGGTGGCCATGGCGCGTGGTTCCAGCTCGCACAACTTCACCTTCCAGGCCCTGAAGAAGGTGGGGCTGACCTTCGACGACATCACGCCGGTCTTCCTCGGCCAGGCTGAGGCCAGCCAGGCGATGGGCCGCGGCGAGGTGGATGCCTGGGCGATATGGGACCCGTACTTCGCCCTGGCCGAGTTGCGCCAGGGCGCGCGCGCCATTGCCACCTCCGCGACGCACTACCCGAGCAACTCGTTCTATCTCGCCAGCCGCGTCTTTTCCGATCGGTACGGCGCCTTGCTGGGCACCGTGATCGACGAGTTGCGCCTGGCCTATGTCTGGGCCGACCAGAACCGCGCCCAGGCGGCGACGCTGATCGCCCAGGCGACCGGCGTCGAGCCCGCGGCGCAGGAACGTACCCTGATGCGGCTCGGCATCGAACTGAAGCCGATGGACGAAGCTGTCATCGCCCAGCAGCAGGCGATTGCCGACGTGTTTCACGGCCTGGGACTGATCGCGCGGCCGATTGTCGTGCGCGATGCCGTATGGCGGCAATCCGCGGCCCGCTGA
- a CDS encoding branched-chain amino acid ABC transporter permease, which yields MSAPAIVLPETATSRRLRLAAIVAAAALFLALPLAGGEYWIKGVAMPALIYGLAALGLNLLVGCAGQISMGQAAFMAVGAFVGAISYGRYGLPLPLALLAAGGASALVGVVVGLPTRRIRGLYLMVATLAAQVVVLWAIQRVPWFGAEAHGTIGIPRIMLGPWEIRSTLDKYLLVLAVAVPLTLFARNLVASRIGRAWIAIREREVAAEVLGVPAFRYKLFAFAVAAFYGGVAGALVVFAWTGIASVEEYQLELSIKLLGMIIVGGLGSVLGSYLGAAFIALLPVAISVSLTWGAAFVGGGAVNSALISNAEHVVFGLLLLVFLIAEPRGLARLVTRAANRLRSTSISRRQS from the coding sequence ATGAGCGCGCCCGCCATCGTCCTGCCGGAGACGGCGACGTCGCGCCGGCTGCGCCTGGCAGCGATCGTTGCCGCCGCGGCCCTGTTCCTGGCGCTGCCGCTGGCGGGCGGCGAATACTGGATCAAGGGCGTGGCGATGCCGGCCCTGATCTACGGGCTGGCCGCACTCGGCCTCAACCTGCTGGTCGGCTGCGCCGGCCAGATCTCCATGGGACAGGCGGCCTTCATGGCCGTCGGCGCCTTCGTCGGTGCCATCTCCTACGGCCGCTACGGGCTGCCGCTGCCGCTGGCCCTGCTGGCGGCGGGCGGCGCCAGCGCCCTGGTGGGCGTCGTGGTCGGCCTGCCGACGCGGCGCATCCGCGGGCTCTATCTGATGGTGGCGACGCTGGCGGCCCAGGTCGTCGTGCTGTGGGCGATCCAGCGGGTGCCATGGTTCGGCGCCGAGGCGCACGGCACCATCGGCATCCCGCGCATCATGCTGGGTCCGTGGGAGATCCGCAGCACGCTGGACAAGTACCTGCTGGTGCTGGCCGTCGCCGTGCCGCTGACGCTGTTCGCCCGCAACCTCGTCGCCAGCCGGATCGGCCGGGCCTGGATCGCCATCCGCGAGCGCGAGGTGGCGGCCGAGGTGCTGGGCGTGCCGGCCTTCCGCTACAAGCTCTTCGCCTTCGCCGTGGCGGCCTTCTATGGCGGCGTCGCCGGCGCGCTGGTCGTCTTCGCCTGGACCGGGATCGCCAGCGTCGAGGAGTACCAGCTCGAGCTGTCGATCAAGCTGCTCGGCATGATCATCGTCGGCGGGCTGGGCTCGGTGCTCGGCTCCTACCTGGGGGCGGCCTTCATCGCGCTCCTGCCCGTCGCGATCAGCGTCTCGCTGACCTGGGGAGCGGCCTTCGTCGGCGGCGGGGCGGTCAATTCCGCCCTGATATCGAACGCCGAGCACGTCGTGTTCGGTCTGCTCCTGCTCGTCTTCCTGATCGCCGAGCCACGCGGCCTGGCCCGGCTGGTCACGCGCGCCGCAAATCGACTGCGCTCAACTTCCATCTCACGGAGACAATCATGA
- a CDS encoding class II aldolase/adducin family protein produces MAVALRTERPAIEAHAQKIETTFPAPGSDELPVQRTVELERLYRKQRLAAGYRLFARHGFEMGGAGHITARDPEWTDHFWVNPFGVHFSRITVSDLMLVSDRGEIVLPPARAKARLNQAAFAIHSELHKARPDVVAAAHSHSLYGKAWSALGRPLEPLTQDSAAFFEDHAVFEEFSGVVLDTSEGEKIATALGPRKAVILQNHGILTVGRSVEAAVWRYLALENACQVQLLAQAAGPTRPMPDAVARHTAAQVGNEIGNFFAFQPYWDMVTAEEPDLFD; encoded by the coding sequence ATGGCCGTAGCCCTGCGCACCGAGCGCCCCGCCATCGAGGCGCACGCGCAAAAGATCGAGACGACGTTCCCGGCACCGGGTTCTGACGAACTGCCGGTTCAGCGGACGGTCGAGCTGGAGCGGCTCTATCGCAAGCAGCGTCTGGCGGCGGGGTATCGGCTCTTCGCGCGCCACGGCTTCGAGATGGGTGGTGCCGGCCACATCACCGCCCGCGATCCGGAATGGACCGACCATTTCTGGGTCAATCCCTTCGGTGTGCATTTCAGCCGCATCACCGTGTCGGACCTGATGCTGGTCAGTGACCGCGGGGAGATCGTGCTGCCGCCGGCCCGGGCCAAGGCGCGGCTCAACCAGGCAGCCTTCGCCATCCATTCCGAGCTGCACAAGGCGCGGCCGGATGTCGTCGCGGCGGCCCATTCGCACTCGCTCTACGGCAAGGCCTGGTCGGCCCTGGGCCGCCCGCTGGAGCCGCTGACCCAGGATTCGGCCGCCTTCTTCGAGGACCACGCGGTGTTCGAGGAGTTCTCGGGCGTGGTGCTCGACACGAGCGAGGGCGAGAAGATCGCGACCGCGCTCGGGCCCCGCAAGGCGGTGATCCTGCAGAATCACGGCATCCTCACGGTCGGCCGTTCGGTCGAAGCGGCGGTCTGGCGCTATCTCGCGCTGGAGAACGCCTGCCAGGTCCAGCTCCTGGCCCAGGCCGCCGGCCCGACCCGGCCGATGCCGGACGCGGTCGCCCGGCACACGGCAGCGCAGGTCGGCAACGAGATCGGCAACTTCTTCGCCTTCCAGCCCTACTGGGACATGGTCACGGCCGAAGAACCGGACCTTTTCGACTGA
- a CDS encoding isopenicillin N synthase family dioxygenase codes for MGSPPEATNLPVLDLRRFEAGGAERADFLSALTEQAHRFGFFYVVGHGIDPAFIDEFFAASRRFFSLPDADKLAIEMVNSPHFRGYTRAGREHTRGLPDWREQLDVGAERPALPRDADTPAWRRLQGPNQWPEAQPELRDVLLRWQGEATQLAIRVIRAFAAALGQPEDVFEPVYAEHPNQLVKIIRYPGRDAAGSDQGVGPHKDSGFVTILVQGSQRGLQVEVDGEWLDADPLPGALIVNVGELLELASNGYLRANVHQVITPPAGVDRLSAALFLGARLDAEIPVLDLPPALAARARGVTRDPSNPIFREVGRNYLKGRLRSHPDVARRHYADILDAGELTRPQALASAY; via the coding sequence ATGGGGTCGCCTCCCGAGGCCACCAATCTTCCGGTGCTCGACCTGCGGCGTTTCGAGGCCGGCGGCGCGGAGCGGGCGGATTTCCTGTCCGCGCTGACGGAGCAGGCGCACCGGTTCGGCTTCTTCTACGTCGTCGGCCACGGCATCGACCCGGCCTTCATCGACGAGTTCTTCGCCGCCTCGCGCCGTTTCTTCTCGCTGCCGGACGCCGACAAGCTCGCCATCGAGATGGTCAACTCCCCGCATTTCCGCGGCTATACCCGGGCCGGGCGGGAACATACGCGCGGCCTGCCGGACTGGCGCGAGCAGCTCGATGTCGGCGCCGAGCGGCCGGCCCTGCCGCGCGATGCGGACACCCCGGCCTGGCGGCGCCTGCAAGGGCCGAACCAGTGGCCGGAAGCCCAGCCGGAATTGCGCGATGTCCTGCTGCGCTGGCAGGGCGAAGCCACCCAGCTCGCGATCCGCGTCATCCGCGCCTTCGCCGCCGCCCTCGGCCAGCCCGAGGACGTCTTCGAGCCGGTCTATGCCGAGCATCCCAACCAACTGGTCAAGATCATCCGCTATCCCGGACGCGACGCCGCCGGCAGCGACCAGGGCGTCGGGCCGCACAAGGACAGCGGCTTCGTCACCATCCTCGTGCAAGGGAGCCAGCGCGGCCTGCAGGTCGAGGTGGACGGGGAATGGCTGGATGCCGACCCGCTGCCGGGCGCGCTGATCGTCAATGTCGGCGAGTTGCTGGAACTGGCCTCGAATGGCTACCTGCGCGCCAACGTGCACCAGGTGATCACGCCGCCGGCTGGCGTCGACCGCCTGTCGGCCGCGCTATTCCTGGGCGCCCGGCTCGATGCCGAGATCCCGGTGCTCGACCTGCCGCCGGCCCTGGCGGCGCGGGCCCGCGGCGTCACCCGCGATCCCTCCAACCCGATCTTCCGCGAGGTCGGGCGCAACTACCTGAAGGGGCGACTGCGCTCCCATCCCGACGTGGCGCGCCGCCACTATGCGGATATTCTCGACGCGGGCGAGCTGACGAGGCCGCAGGCCCTCGCATCCGCCTATTGA